A region from the Cryptosporangium arvum DSM 44712 genome encodes:
- a CDS encoding putative bifunctional diguanylate cyclase/phosphodiesterase: MRSLGDLVTRRSLRPSVVATRRAMAVTAAVACTVGGLIGLLGMLVRPSNETDDVIRLASVASMLAGLALAKWGQRLPPLAFYLLAESAALLIAVSVWLQRDRPDAAAVAALLLLVTVFFFAFFDPVASLPGLVTVLGALAVIQVGWGALPWSTVLVLAGLNLLIAAVVGWLVRAAADSGLDVLTGLPNWRGLERAGHAALQRARHRGQPLTVALLNIDGFARINSTSGIAEGTRILRACGQAWATAVAPPAVLGRTAGDDFVLLVPGLGLGSVGPLLDALRAVAPPFVRFSVGVAGYAPGDAVRTLLNRADGALRLAKAGGGDRTVYARDDSADAQALVSGLDADEFRVLYQPIADARTGRVTGAEALVRWVRAGHGPVPPDEFIPLAERCGFITTLGEWVLRTACRDAAAWPRTLPSKVTVNVSGQQMQRPDYADHVLSVLAETGLPADRLVLEVTESTLQADSPCAIDALRALREAGVRIAIDDFGTGYSSLSRLQHLPADILKIDQSFVAALKPEDHAAPLVAAVTALAHALGLRTVAEGVEEHYQTVLLAHHGCDEVQGWLHGRPGEPARIGEALAEQERSARAAPTAVEI, translated from the coding sequence GTGAGAAGTCTCGGCGACCTGGTGACCCGGCGCTCGCTGCGCCCGTCCGTGGTGGCGACGCGACGCGCGATGGCGGTGACCGCCGCGGTCGCCTGCACGGTCGGCGGTCTGATCGGCCTGCTCGGCATGCTGGTGCGCCCGAGCAACGAGACCGACGACGTGATCCGGCTGGCCTCGGTGGCGTCGATGCTCGCCGGTCTGGCGCTGGCGAAGTGGGGCCAGCGGCTGCCGCCGCTGGCCTTCTACCTGCTGGCCGAGAGCGCCGCGCTGCTGATCGCGGTCAGCGTGTGGCTCCAGCGCGACCGGCCGGACGCCGCCGCCGTCGCGGCTCTGCTGCTGCTCGTCACCGTGTTCTTCTTCGCGTTCTTCGATCCGGTCGCGTCGTTGCCGGGGCTGGTCACGGTCCTGGGTGCGCTGGCGGTCATCCAGGTCGGGTGGGGCGCGCTGCCGTGGAGCACGGTGCTGGTGCTGGCCGGGCTCAACCTGCTGATCGCGGCCGTGGTGGGCTGGCTCGTCCGCGCGGCCGCCGACTCCGGTCTGGACGTTCTCACCGGCCTGCCGAACTGGCGCGGGCTCGAGCGGGCCGGCCACGCCGCGCTGCAGCGCGCCCGGCACCGCGGGCAGCCGCTCACCGTCGCGCTGCTGAACATCGACGGGTTCGCCCGGATCAACTCCACCAGCGGGATCGCCGAGGGAACACGCATCCTGCGGGCGTGCGGACAGGCCTGGGCGACCGCGGTCGCCCCACCGGCCGTCCTCGGCCGCACGGCCGGGGACGACTTCGTCCTGCTCGTGCCGGGTCTGGGCCTGGGGTCGGTCGGGCCGCTGCTGGACGCGCTGCGCGCGGTCGCGCCGCCGTTCGTCCGCTTCTCGGTCGGCGTCGCCGGCTACGCGCCCGGCGACGCGGTCCGCACGCTGCTCAACCGGGCCGACGGCGCGCTGCGGCTGGCCAAGGCCGGGGGCGGCGACCGCACGGTCTACGCCCGCGACGACTCGGCCGACGCGCAGGCGTTGGTCTCCGGCCTGGACGCCGACGAGTTCCGCGTCCTGTACCAGCCGATCGCGGACGCGCGCACCGGCCGGGTGACCGGCGCCGAAGCGCTGGTCCGCTGGGTGCGTGCCGGACACGGCCCGGTACCGCCGGACGAGTTCATCCCGCTGGCCGAGCGCTGCGGCTTCATCACGACGCTGGGGGAGTGGGTGCTGCGCACCGCGTGCCGGGACGCCGCGGCCTGGCCCCGCACGCTGCCGTCGAAGGTCACGGTGAACGTCTCCGGCCAGCAGATGCAGCGGCCGGACTACGCCGACCACGTGCTCTCGGTGCTGGCCGAGACCGGACTCCCCGCCGACCGGCTGGTCCTCGAGGTCACCGAGAGCACGCTGCAGGCGGACTCGCCCTGCGCGATCGACGCGCTGCGTGCGCTGCGCGAGGCCGGGGTCCGGATCGCCATCGACGACTTCGGCACCGGCTATTCGTCGCTGAGCCGGCTGCAGCACCTCCCGGCCGACATCCTGAAGATCGATCAGTCGTTCGTCGCCGCGCTCAAACCGGAGGACCACGCGGCGCCGCTGGTCGCGGCCGTCACCGCGCTCGCGCACGCGCTGGGGCTGCGGACGGTGGCCGAGGGCGTCGAGGAGCACTACCAGACCGTCCTGCTGGCCCACCACGGCTGCGACGAGGTGCAGGGCTGGCTGCACGGACGCCCCGGCGAGCCGGCCCGCATCGGCGAAGCGCTCGCCGAGCAGGAACGGTCGGCCCGGGCCGCGCCGACGGCGGTCGAAATCTAG
- a CDS encoding acetoacetate--CoA ligase, translating into MTALRAYLDWLEKREGRRFGDHDALWAWSVEDLDRFWLSIAEYYDVAFSARWSEVRSAEPMPRTRWFPGARLNWAEHALRRGADGDPALLCVSEGGGADPRVLTYAELRRSVAAAAAWLRREGVRPGDRVGAYLPNTEHAVIACLAAAAVGAVWSCCTPDFGADGTIGRLAQLEPTVLVAADGYHWNGREIDRREVVERLRAALPTLRRFVAVPYLGHPVPAGATPWEELLATDAPPEFAPVEFSHPLWVLFTSGTTGLPKGLVHGHGGITLEGLKWAGLYCGLRPGERMFTYTSTGWALWNMQLGALSHGATIVLYEGSPAGVVWEIAERTRADVMMLGAAVITASVPPPRPLRRLRHLLVSGSALPREGYRWVWEHVGADVRIDSTSGGTDVSGAFVGSNDDSPVRPGRIGGRLAGVDCAAWDEDGVPVVDDVGDLVVLQPMPSMPVHLWNDPDFTRYTESYFETWPGVWRHGDWVTFHSDGGVTIHGRSDSTLNRQGVRLGTGDFYDVLEALPEIAETLVIGVEQPDDGYWLGLFVVPAPGHTLDDALKRTIVATLRTRLTARHVPDEIVEAPGVPHTLTGKRLEVPVKKLLRGTPLERAANPASVDDPAVLRWYERFAAERRG; encoded by the coding sequence ATGACCGCTCTCCGCGCCTACCTCGACTGGCTGGAGAAGCGCGAAGGCCGCCGGTTCGGCGACCACGACGCGCTGTGGGCCTGGTCGGTCGAGGACCTCGACCGGTTCTGGCTCTCGATCGCCGAGTACTACGACGTCGCGTTCTCCGCACGGTGGAGCGAGGTCCGGTCGGCCGAGCCGATGCCCCGCACCCGCTGGTTCCCCGGGGCCCGGCTGAACTGGGCCGAGCACGCGCTGCGGCGGGGCGCCGACGGCGATCCCGCGTTGCTGTGCGTCTCCGAAGGCGGTGGCGCGGACCCGCGGGTGCTCACCTACGCCGAGCTCCGCCGGTCGGTGGCCGCGGCCGCCGCCTGGCTGCGCCGGGAGGGCGTGCGGCCGGGCGACCGGGTCGGCGCGTACCTGCCGAACACCGAGCACGCGGTCATCGCCTGCCTGGCCGCCGCGGCGGTCGGCGCGGTCTGGTCGTGCTGCACGCCCGACTTCGGCGCCGACGGCACGATCGGGCGGCTCGCCCAGCTCGAGCCGACCGTGCTCGTCGCGGCCGACGGCTACCACTGGAACGGCAGGGAGATCGACCGGCGCGAGGTGGTCGAACGGCTGCGTGCCGCGCTGCCCACGCTGCGCCGGTTCGTGGCCGTGCCCTACCTGGGCCACCCGGTCCCGGCCGGCGCCACCCCGTGGGAGGAGCTGCTCGCCACCGACGCGCCGCCGGAGTTCGCGCCGGTCGAGTTCTCCCACCCGCTCTGGGTGCTGTTCACCTCCGGTACCACCGGGTTGCCCAAGGGCCTGGTGCACGGCCACGGCGGCATCACGCTGGAGGGGCTGAAGTGGGCCGGGCTGTACTGCGGCCTGCGCCCGGGTGAGCGGATGTTCACCTACACCTCCACCGGCTGGGCGCTGTGGAACATGCAGCTGGGCGCGCTGAGCCACGGCGCGACGATCGTGCTGTACGAGGGGAGCCCGGCCGGGGTGGTCTGGGAGATCGCCGAGCGCACCCGGGCCGACGTCATGATGCTCGGCGCGGCCGTGATCACCGCGTCGGTGCCGCCGCCGCGGCCGCTGCGCCGGCTCCGGCACCTGCTGGTCAGCGGATCGGCGCTGCCGCGCGAGGGCTACCGGTGGGTGTGGGAGCACGTCGGCGCCGACGTGCGGATCGACTCGACCAGCGGGGGCACCGACGTCTCGGGCGCGTTCGTCGGCTCCAACGACGACAGCCCGGTGCGGCCGGGCCGGATCGGCGGGCGTCTGGCCGGCGTCGACTGCGCGGCCTGGGACGAGGACGGCGTGCCGGTCGTCGACGACGTGGGTGATCTGGTGGTCCTGCAGCCGATGCCCTCGATGCCGGTGCACCTGTGGAACGACCCGGACTTCACCCGGTACACCGAGTCGTACTTCGAGACCTGGCCCGGGGTCTGGCGGCACGGGGACTGGGTGACGTTCCACTCCGACGGCGGCGTCACGATCCACGGCCGCTCCGACTCGACGCTCAACCGGCAGGGCGTCCGGCTCGGCACCGGCGACTTCTACGACGTCCTCGAGGCGCTGCCGGAGATCGCCGAGACGCTGGTGATCGGCGTCGAGCAACCCGACGACGGCTACTGGCTGGGGTTGTTCGTGGTCCCGGCGCCCGGCCACACGCTCGACGACGCGCTGAAACGCACGATCGTGGCCACGCTGCGCACCCGGTTGACCGCGCGGCACGTACCGGACGAGATCGTCGAGGCACCGGGCGTGCCGCACACGCTGACCGGCAAGCGGCTCGAGGTGCCGGTCAAGAAACTGCTGCGGGGCACGCCGCTGGAGCGCGCGGCCAACCCGGCCTCGGTCGACGATCCGGCGGTGCTGCGCTGGTACGAGCGCTTCGCGGCCGAGCGGCGGGGCTGA
- a CDS encoding LLM class flavin-dependent oxidoreductase codes for MKLALYLPNFRDHVTLPELEDLTALAEDLDFDSVWTLDRIVVPEASDRAELQFPFGMMTEFPKGMPVVSRGKWFQGMTLIPWLAAKTTRLRIGMSIIDTPYRAPAVLAAELATQDHLAGGRLNVGVGSGWMPEEFAAASVPHLFARRHGHVRETIEIMQGIWSNELFEYHGEFADFPLSGFGHKPIQQPGPPIYFSGLKDPRRSAKRIAKYGLQGWIGIQDTPEEIARWRGEIERELGELGRGFPDGFDVCSMIWFVITDEPMDQSPAGKGTNLLAGTAQQIEDMLKRYRDAGLTMPLLWPPFRDVPTAKTLDDLKRLRHEILPKIT; via the coding sequence ATGAAGCTCGCTCTGTACCTCCCGAACTTCCGCGACCACGTGACGCTCCCGGAGCTCGAGGACCTCACCGCGCTGGCCGAGGACCTCGACTTCGACTCGGTGTGGACGCTCGACCGGATCGTCGTCCCGGAGGCCTCGGACCGTGCCGAGCTGCAGTTCCCGTTCGGCATGATGACCGAGTTCCCGAAGGGCATGCCGGTCGTCTCGCGCGGCAAGTGGTTCCAGGGCATGACGCTGATCCCGTGGCTGGCCGCGAAGACCACCCGGTTGCGGATCGGCATGAGCATCATCGACACGCCCTACCGCGCCCCGGCCGTGCTCGCCGCCGAGCTCGCCACCCAGGACCACCTCGCCGGCGGGCGGCTCAACGTCGGCGTCGGCTCCGGCTGGATGCCCGAGGAGTTCGCCGCCGCGAGCGTGCCGCACCTCTTCGCGCGCCGCCACGGACACGTGCGCGAGACGATCGAGATCATGCAGGGCATCTGGTCCAACGAGCTGTTCGAGTACCACGGGGAGTTCGCCGACTTCCCGCTCTCCGGCTTCGGGCACAAGCCGATCCAGCAGCCCGGCCCGCCGATCTACTTCTCCGGCCTGAAGGATCCGCGCCGGTCGGCGAAGCGCATCGCGAAGTACGGGCTCCAGGGCTGGATCGGCATCCAGGACACCCCCGAGGAGATCGCGCGCTGGCGCGGCGAGATCGAGCGCGAACTCGGCGAGCTCGGCCGGGGCTTCCCCGACGGCTTCGACGTCTGCAGCATGATCTGGTTCGTCATCACCGACGAGCCGATGGACCAGAGCCCGGCCGGCAAGGGCACGAACCTCCTGGCCGGCACCGCGCAGCAGATCGAGGACATGCTGAAGCGCTACCGCGACGCGGGGCTCACGATGCCGCTGCTGTGGCCGCCGTTCCGGGACGTCCCCACGGCCAAGACGCTCGACGACCTCAAGCGCCTGCGTCACGAGATTCTGCCGAAGATCACCTGA
- a CDS encoding BTAD domain-containing putative transcriptional regulator, with amino-acid sequence MTTRLDLRLLGPVRLVGAAGEHAVSGAKGRAVLAALGLRVNHVVPVDQLIDDLWADSPPATARNTVQVYVSAVRRGLEAAGSALRLDRLPAGYRLAGRREQIDWHLFETLSVQARRWTRDGDQPTAAELLRRALALWDGTPLADVGAGPLHDLFVPRMESARVSALSDRLAADLALGRGGLVGELTMLVRAHPLDERFASQLMHALHQDGRRAQALAVYRETRDRLVEELGVEPGERLRRMHAAVLADDRGLRPEPRDQPGVLGATWSGEFVGRHAELTELVALLARPGLVTLTGPPGVGKSRLAAEVVTRARAVRVVVVRLEGTATGGELVAKVADAVRATDTPIVDRLLGQSVLLVLDNCEHLAEACAQLVDQLLAGADDLRVLATSTVPLRVPGESVHRLAPLTLPGEVAGAADALANDAVALFCARARAVRPSFELSDAIAPAVAEICRAVDGLPLALELASARTAVLSPADIATRLADQLRVLRPVGGATGGRHGSLAAALAAAVDRLTPAERVLFARLAVFADTFPLAAAEAVGGPEALDVVHRLVDASLVVADVTGPETRFRMLESVRQYGRSLLDPADALDRRDEYLARLAADAVAEQSGPDRLRWQRRLDAARPDLLSALDRTLRGGRLELGLPMIADLRWWWSNSPRAGLEWYRLALRAASSGTVPAELLLRVQLTAAVVASYVTLPEAMEYAAAASVTATRLDDRPGMVRAAQHVSDIALELGDLETARRTGELAWRLAGESGDSFAIGRCGLSVAYNHFADAALDDAERWADEAAAVFARDEDEAGQADARLLVGEILLERGDLDRAEPVLSRVLATFRRHESFEQAARAAVLLAAVVGRDGRHSDAADLVREAFDRHGAIAHPWAVAHDLEVVAAEVAAGVARGGAGEARRAATLLGAAGAVRADAGLVPLPRDRRVRAEVEARSRTVLGDRAYRAAALAGAALDLPGAINLARAVD; translated from the coding sequence GTGACCACTCGGCTTGATCTTCGTCTGCTCGGGCCGGTGAGGCTGGTGGGCGCCGCGGGCGAGCACGCGGTCAGCGGGGCCAAGGGCCGGGCGGTCCTCGCCGCGCTCGGCTTACGGGTCAACCACGTCGTGCCGGTCGACCAGCTGATCGACGACCTCTGGGCCGACTCGCCGCCGGCCACCGCGCGCAACACCGTGCAGGTGTACGTGTCCGCCGTGCGCCGCGGCCTGGAGGCGGCCGGCTCCGCGCTCCGGCTCGACCGGCTGCCGGCCGGGTACCGGCTGGCCGGGCGGCGTGAGCAGATCGACTGGCACCTGTTCGAGACCCTCAGCGTGCAGGCGCGCCGCTGGACCCGCGACGGCGACCAGCCGACCGCCGCCGAGCTGCTCCGCCGGGCCCTCGCGCTGTGGGACGGCACCCCGCTGGCCGACGTCGGCGCCGGCCCGCTGCACGACCTGTTCGTGCCGCGGATGGAGTCGGCGCGTGTCTCCGCGCTCAGCGACCGGCTCGCGGCCGACCTCGCGCTGGGCCGTGGCGGCCTGGTCGGCGAGCTGACCATGCTGGTCCGGGCCCACCCGCTGGACGAGCGGTTCGCCAGCCAGCTCATGCACGCGCTCCATCAGGACGGCCGGCGCGCCCAGGCGCTCGCGGTGTACCGCGAGACGCGTGACCGGCTGGTCGAGGAGCTCGGGGTGGAGCCGGGCGAGCGGCTGCGCCGCATGCACGCGGCGGTGCTCGCCGACGACCGCGGGCTCCGGCCCGAGCCCCGCGACCAGCCCGGCGTGCTCGGCGCGACCTGGTCCGGCGAGTTCGTCGGACGCCACGCGGAGCTGACCGAGCTGGTCGCGCTGCTGGCCCGGCCCGGGCTCGTCACGCTGACCGGGCCGCCCGGCGTCGGCAAGTCGCGGCTGGCCGCCGAGGTCGTCACCCGGGCGCGCGCGGTGCGGGTGGTCGTCGTCCGGCTGGAGGGCACCGCCACCGGCGGCGAACTGGTGGCGAAGGTCGCCGACGCGGTGCGCGCGACCGACACGCCGATCGTCGACCGGCTGCTGGGACAGTCGGTGCTGCTGGTGCTCGACAACTGCGAGCACCTGGCCGAGGCGTGCGCGCAGCTCGTCGACCAGCTGCTCGCCGGCGCCGACGACCTGCGGGTGCTCGCCACCTCGACGGTCCCGCTCCGGGTCCCGGGCGAGTCGGTGCACCGGCTGGCGCCGCTGACGCTGCCGGGCGAGGTCGCCGGCGCCGCCGACGCGCTGGCCAACGACGCGGTCGCGCTGTTCTGCGCCCGGGCCCGCGCGGTGCGCCCGAGCTTCGAGCTCTCCGACGCGATCGCCCCGGCGGTCGCCGAGATCTGCCGGGCCGTCGACGGCCTGCCGCTCGCGCTGGAGCTGGCCAGCGCCCGCACCGCGGTGCTCAGCCCGGCCGACATCGCCACCCGCCTCGCCGACCAGCTGCGGGTGCTGCGTCCCGTCGGGGGCGCGACCGGAGGGCGCCACGGCTCGCTGGCCGCCGCGCTGGCCGCCGCGGTCGACCGGCTCACCCCGGCCGAGCGCGTGTTGTTCGCCCGGCTGGCGGTGTTCGCCGACACGTTCCCGCTCGCGGCCGCGGAGGCGGTCGGCGGGCCGGAGGCGCTCGACGTCGTGCACCGGCTGGTCGACGCCTCGCTCGTGGTCGCCGACGTCACCGGGCCGGAGACCCGGTTCCGGATGCTGGAGTCGGTGCGTCAGTACGGCCGGTCGCTGCTCGATCCGGCGGACGCGCTCGACCGCCGCGACGAGTACCTGGCCCGGTTGGCGGCCGACGCTGTCGCCGAGCAGTCCGGGCCGGACCGCCTGCGCTGGCAGCGCCGTCTCGACGCGGCCCGGCCCGACCTGCTGAGCGCGCTCGACCGGACGCTGCGCGGCGGGCGGCTCGAGCTCGGCCTGCCGATGATCGCGGACCTGCGCTGGTGGTGGAGCAACTCCCCGCGCGCCGGGCTGGAGTGGTACCGGCTGGCGCTGCGGGCGGCGTCGTCGGGCACCGTACCGGCGGAGCTGCTGTTGCGGGTGCAGCTGACCGCGGCGGTCGTCGCCTCGTACGTGACGCTGCCGGAGGCGATGGAGTACGCGGCCGCCGCGAGCGTCACCGCCACCCGGCTCGACGACCGGCCCGGCATGGTGCGCGCCGCGCAGCACGTCTCCGACATCGCGCTGGAGCTGGGCGACCTGGAGACCGCGCGCCGGACCGGCGAGCTGGCCTGGCGGCTGGCCGGCGAGAGCGGCGACTCGTTCGCGATCGGCCGGTGTGGACTGTCCGTCGCCTACAACCACTTCGCCGACGCCGCCCTGGACGACGCCGAGCGCTGGGCGGACGAGGCGGCGGCCGTGTTCGCGCGCGACGAGGACGAGGCCGGTCAGGCCGACGCGCGGTTGCTGGTGGGGGAGATCCTGCTCGAACGCGGGGATCTGGACCGGGCCGAGCCGGTGCTGAGCCGGGTGCTCGCGACGTTCCGCCGGCACGAGAGCTTCGAGCAGGCGGCGCGGGCCGCGGTGCTGCTCGCCGCGGTCGTCGGCCGGGACGGGCGGCACTCGGACGCCGCCGACCTGGTGCGCGAGGCGTTCGACCGGCACGGCGCGATCGCCCACCCGTGGGCGGTGGCCCACGACCTCGAGGTCGTCGCCGCCGAGGTCGCCGCCGGGGTGGCTCGGGGCGGCGCCGGCGAGGCGCGGCGGGCCGCGACGTTGCTCGGGGCGGCCGGAGCCGTGCGCGCGGACGCGGGGCTGGTGCCGCTGCCGCGGGACCGGCGGGTACGCGCCGAGGTGGAGGCGCGCAGCCGCACCGTGCTGGGCGACCGGGCCTACCGGGCCGCCGCGCTGGCCGGCGCCGCTCTCGACCTCCCCGGCGCGATCAACCTGGCCCGCGCCGTCGACTGA